Proteins encoded in a region of the Pyxidicoccus trucidator genome:
- a CDS encoding alkaline phosphatase D family protein has translation MALAFPVHPVTVGPIVGATTDTTVRLWGRGEPPRPPGGRYCYGIAQILTAGTTTPEKATYFKLRAEDDFTGSVDFTGLQPARAYAYRMGYFFSDVEQHLLLPPVGLELQGATAGAFRSARPPGSPELSFVFGSCRHPGPAEEEYVGLSNRGDRIFGTILEQADSTPTDLLLMVGDQIYADVRANARTFEEYCDTYRKAFTQPLLRRLMARVPTYMTMDDHEIVDNWSMDKLVDPDLSNEQRWANRVRFLAAMEAYRSYQVVHGPALERRDVEGVTNALTRYWYDFQVGPARFFVLDTRTERYHRARPPQLLSPTQLDALKHWMAKDPGGLKFVVSSVPFFPDVKLAGIAAVERMDKWAGFLHQRQHLLDYIRDNDVRRVVFLSGDIHASLWSELRCKSDKDFRLYSIISSAFAAPAFVPPEFMYEQAGVLDGQSDYVVARHGGYVQLSNFTRLTWKEPVLRVEVFERKGARVQDAELRLDA, from the coding sequence ATGGCGCTCGCGTTTCCCGTTCATCCCGTCACGGTGGGCCCCATCGTCGGGGCCACCACGGACACCACCGTGCGCCTCTGGGGGCGGGGCGAGCCCCCCCGGCCGCCCGGGGGGCGCTACTGCTACGGCATCGCTCAAATCCTCACCGCGGGCACCACCACGCCCGAGAAGGCGACCTACTTCAAGCTGCGCGCCGAGGACGACTTCACCGGCAGTGTCGACTTCACCGGCCTCCAGCCCGCGCGCGCCTACGCGTACCGCATGGGCTACTTCTTCTCCGACGTGGAGCAGCACCTGCTGCTGCCGCCCGTGGGGCTGGAGCTGCAGGGGGCCACGGCGGGCGCCTTCCGAAGCGCCAGGCCACCGGGCAGCCCGGAGCTGTCCTTCGTCTTCGGCTCGTGCCGCCACCCGGGCCCGGCCGAGGAGGAGTACGTGGGCCTGAGCAACCGCGGCGACCGCATCTTCGGCACCATCCTGGAGCAGGCGGACAGCACGCCCACGGACCTGCTCCTCATGGTGGGGGACCAGATCTACGCCGACGTGCGGGCCAACGCGCGCACCTTCGAGGAGTACTGCGACACGTACCGCAAGGCCTTCACCCAGCCGCTGCTGCGCAGGCTGATGGCGCGCGTGCCCACGTACATGACGATGGACGACCACGAAATCGTGGACAACTGGTCCATGGACAAGCTCGTGGACCCGGACCTGAGCAACGAGCAGCGGTGGGCGAACCGGGTGCGCTTCCTCGCGGCGATGGAGGCGTACCGCTCCTACCAGGTGGTGCACGGGCCGGCGCTGGAGCGGCGCGACGTGGAGGGCGTCACCAACGCGCTGACGCGCTACTGGTACGACTTCCAGGTGGGCCCCGCGCGCTTCTTCGTCCTCGACACGCGCACGGAGCGCTACCACCGCGCCAGGCCGCCGCAGCTGCTGAGCCCGACGCAGCTGGACGCGCTGAAGCACTGGATGGCGAAGGACCCGGGCGGGCTGAAGTTCGTGGTGTCCTCGGTGCCGTTCTTCCCGGACGTGAAGCTGGCGGGGATTGCGGCGGTGGAGCGCATGGACAAGTGGGCGGGCTTCCTGCACCAGCGCCAGCACCTGCTGGACTACATCCGCGACAACGACGTGCGCCGCGTGGTGTTCCTCTCCGGAGACATCCACGCGTCGCTGTGGAGCGAGCTGCGCTGCAAGTCAGACAAGGACTTCCGCCTCTACTCCATCATCTCCTCGGCCTTCGCCGCGCCGGCCTTCGTCCCGCCGGAGTTCATGTACGAGCAGGCCGGAGTCCTCGACGGGCAGTCGGACTATGTCGTCGCCCGGCACGGCGGCTACGTGCAGCTGAGCAACTTCACCCGGCTCACCTGGAAGGAGCCGGTGCTGCGCGTGGAGGTGTTCGAGCGCAAGGGCGCACGCGTCCAGGACGCGGAGCTGCGACTGGACGCGTGA
- a CDS encoding head GIN domain-containing protein, with product MKTARISFLVSFLALSACAHAQESGKDDASAQKGEARDVPDFDGVAVSHGIQAEVKVGPKSVRLEGPSDLVARVKLEVEDGVLTTRVERNGVFNNFRGSKVRLYVTNPNVHSVSASGGGHIDADATDTDEFSAEASGGAVVSVRGVDARRVEAEASGGSRVKLSGRARELDAEASGGAEVLALDVKGLKTLEAEASGGSRVEADVSDSVSGDASGGSTIRLVSRPGRSDVDTSGGSRVTYKD from the coding sequence ATGAAGACCGCCCGCATCTCCTTCCTCGTCTCCTTCCTCGCGCTGTCCGCCTGTGCCCACGCCCAGGAGTCCGGCAAGGACGACGCCTCCGCCCAGAAGGGCGAGGCCCGGGACGTGCCCGACTTCGACGGCGTGGCCGTGAGCCATGGCATCCAGGCCGAGGTGAAGGTCGGTCCCAAGTCCGTGCGCCTCGAGGGGCCGTCGGACCTGGTCGCCCGCGTGAAGCTCGAGGTGGAGGACGGCGTGCTCACCACCCGCGTCGAGCGCAACGGCGTCTTCAACAACTTCCGGGGCAGCAAGGTGCGCCTCTACGTCACCAACCCCAACGTGCACAGCGTCAGCGCCAGCGGCGGCGGCCACATCGACGCCGACGCCACCGACACCGACGAGTTCTCCGCCGAGGCCAGCGGCGGCGCTGTCGTCTCCGTCCGCGGCGTGGACGCGCGCAGGGTGGAGGCCGAGGCCAGCGGTGGCTCGCGCGTGAAGCTGTCCGGCCGCGCCCGGGAGCTGGACGCCGAGGCCAGCGGCGGCGCCGAGGTGCTCGCCCTCGACGTGAAGGGCCTGAAGACGCTGGAGGCCGAGGCCAGCGGCGGCTCACGCGTGGAGGCGGACGTCTCCGACAGCGTCTCCGGCGACGCCTCCGGTGGCAGCACCATCCGGCTGGTGTCCCGCCCGGGCCGCAGCGACGTGGACACCAGCGGCGGCTCGCGCGTCACCTACAAGGACTGA
- a CDS encoding serine/threonine-protein kinase, with translation MSGNRLPLAPDARSLGKYEVLSRLSTGGMAEIFLASQRGLAGFRKLVVLKQILPDIRGEEEFVRMFLDEAKVTAAFNHPHIAQVYDLDIADGELFLSMEFVPGATLVEVARACRLANIPIPMGYSLMAVRDTAVALHYAHTFTDPLGHPSPVIHRDVAEKNIMVTYEGVTKLLDFGIAKSLARASRTAVGMVKGTSGYMSPEQILGEPLDARSDLFSLGVVLHECLTGMRLFYAKQADAMMTAVLRCEVTPPSRTNKQVPPELDAIVMRALSRKREDRYATTLEFARALERAVGPHIWHPEQSSELMRRLFADRREQTRQLLMSGQAAAGDNTGEMSVARMLAMGAESSEQPTGGAGVAQAAPPPNRPSVSLPSLKAPVLGKPPSPPQGAPAPRRPTVNTPAAPPPSAADEANARKVLTPPPQKRVPPRTTSGETTRPPPPPAEAMASPHKPEHSLARTQPGVPALPPEPTSSSGEPPRAERRAGRSTLEGMRAVAPSEAPARSGRTLDNLRITAPIPPPPAADEAQTAMVRAPVLPVERDLQTAMVRPPAPPVERDLQTAMARPPAPPVERDVQPAMARPPAPPVERDVQPAMARPPAPPVERDVQPAARSGAFAERDVQLAARSGAPAQHEVQTAMVRALPHAEREGPSTIRQAAPPPERREETVSITPAHTPRRRGTNRRRQSLPPPPFPEVTTEPVPAYDPHQDEDSEGAALGDDDAHENTQKGIRSPRREQRSRAWVAVAAVLVLLGAGAVTVILGLDGGRVSAWVKPLLGMGPKDGTQTPPATARGNPPAEPGTPGAKPAPAPGTDTPGAAARAGTGGTDTPGTGPGAVGTVDPMTAVDTAPTDSPREPEAGDVEAAPPEPPEDSVGALDNTATSRKPKVPKRTREAPARKPRATEEPPATATPQAGSEAGSETAPAGEPGFLTLVTEPYAKVFLGSRELGDTPLFKVKLPSGKHTLKLVDGNGKALRLPVDIKAGETTAVRIPLEMLSRQ, from the coding sequence ATGAGTGGGAACAGGCTGCCGCTCGCGCCGGATGCGCGCTCGCTGGGCAAATACGAGGTGCTCTCCCGCCTGTCGACAGGCGGGATGGCGGAGATTTTCCTCGCGTCGCAGCGGGGGCTGGCGGGTTTCCGCAAGCTCGTGGTGCTGAAGCAGATCCTCCCGGACATCCGCGGCGAGGAGGAGTTCGTGCGGATGTTCCTGGACGAGGCCAAGGTGACGGCCGCGTTCAACCACCCGCACATCGCCCAGGTGTACGACCTGGACATCGCCGACGGCGAGCTGTTCCTGTCCATGGAGTTCGTGCCCGGCGCCACCCTGGTGGAGGTGGCGCGCGCGTGCCGGCTGGCCAACATCCCCATTCCCATGGGGTACAGCCTGATGGCGGTGCGCGACACCGCCGTGGCGCTCCACTACGCGCACACCTTCACGGACCCACTGGGCCACCCCTCGCCCGTCATCCACCGGGACGTGGCCGAGAAGAACATCATGGTGACGTACGAGGGCGTCACCAAGCTGCTCGACTTCGGCATCGCCAAGAGCCTGGCCCGCGCCAGCCGCACCGCCGTGGGCATGGTGAAGGGCACCAGCGGCTACATGTCCCCGGAGCAGATCCTGGGCGAGCCGCTGGATGCGCGCAGTGACTTGTTCAGCCTGGGCGTGGTGCTGCACGAGTGCCTCACCGGCATGCGGCTGTTCTACGCGAAGCAGGCCGACGCGATGATGACCGCGGTGCTGCGCTGCGAGGTGACGCCGCCGTCGCGCACCAACAAGCAGGTGCCGCCGGAGCTGGACGCCATCGTCATGCGCGCGCTTTCGAGGAAGCGCGAGGACCGCTACGCCACCACGCTGGAGTTCGCCCGCGCCCTGGAGCGCGCGGTGGGTCCGCACATCTGGCACCCCGAGCAGAGCAGCGAGCTGATGCGCCGCCTCTTCGCCGACCGGCGCGAGCAGACGCGGCAGCTGCTCATGAGCGGCCAGGCCGCCGCGGGCGACAACACCGGCGAGATGAGCGTGGCGCGGATGCTGGCCATGGGCGCCGAGTCCTCCGAGCAGCCCACGGGCGGCGCCGGCGTCGCGCAGGCAGCGCCGCCTCCAAACCGTCCCTCGGTGTCGCTGCCCTCGCTGAAGGCCCCCGTGCTGGGGAAGCCCCCCTCGCCGCCCCAGGGTGCACCCGCGCCCCGGCGGCCCACGGTGAACACGCCCGCGGCCCCGCCGCCTTCCGCTGCCGACGAGGCCAACGCCCGCAAGGTCCTGACGCCGCCGCCGCAGAAGCGCGTGCCTCCGAGGACCACGTCGGGGGAGACCACCCGGCCGCCGCCTCCTCCCGCCGAGGCGATGGCGTCGCCGCACAAGCCGGAGCACTCACTCGCCCGCACGCAGCCGGGAGTGCCGGCGCTGCCTCCGGAGCCGACCTCTTCCTCCGGCGAGCCGCCACGGGCCGAGCGCCGCGCGGGTCGCTCCACGCTGGAGGGAATGCGCGCGGTGGCTCCGTCGGAGGCGCCGGCGCGCTCCGGGCGCACGCTGGACAACCTGCGAATCACAGCGCCCATCCCTCCGCCACCCGCCGCCGACGAGGCGCAGACGGCGATGGTCCGCGCGCCCGTGCTGCCCGTGGAGCGCGACCTCCAGACGGCGATGGTGCGTCCTCCCGCGCCGCCCGTGGAGCGTGACCTCCAGACAGCGATGGCTCGGCCTCCGGCGCCGCCCGTGGAGCGTGACGTGCAGCCGGCGATGGCACGTCCTCCGGCGCCGCCCGTGGAGCGCGACGTGCAGCCGGCGATGGCGCGTCCTCCCGCTCCACCCGTGGAGCGCGACGTACAGCCGGCGGCCCGCTCGGGCGCATTCGCCGAGCGCGACGTGCAGCTGGCAGCCCGCTCGGGCGCTCCTGCCCAGCACGAGGTGCAGACGGCGATGGTCCGTGCGCTTCCCCACGCGGAGCGCGAGGGTCCGTCCACCATCCGCCAGGCAGCGCCTCCGCCGGAGCGTCGGGAGGAGACGGTCTCCATCACCCCCGCGCACACCCCGCGCCGACGCGGCACGAACCGCCGCCGGCAGTCGCTTCCTCCGCCTCCCTTCCCGGAGGTCACCACCGAGCCCGTCCCCGCCTACGACCCCCACCAGGACGAGGACTCCGAAGGCGCGGCGCTCGGTGACGACGATGCGCACGAGAACACCCAGAAGGGCATCCGCAGCCCTCGCCGCGAGCAGCGGAGCCGCGCGTGGGTCGCCGTCGCGGCGGTGCTGGTGCTGCTCGGCGCTGGCGCGGTGACGGTGATTCTCGGGCTGGACGGTGGCCGCGTGTCCGCCTGGGTGAAGCCCCTGCTCGGCATGGGCCCGAAGGACGGCACGCAGACTCCGCCCGCCACGGCCCGGGGAAATCCTCCGGCCGAGCCCGGCACCCCGGGCGCGAAGCCGGCCCCGGCGCCCGGCACGGACACCCCCGGTGCGGCGGCGCGCGCGGGAACGGGTGGCACGGACACCCCGGGCACGGGCCCTGGGGCCGTCGGCACGGTGGACCCGATGACGGCCGTGGACACCGCCCCCACGGACTCCCCTCGGGAGCCCGAGGCCGGCGACGTCGAGGCCGCGCCCCCGGAGCCGCCCGAGGACTCGGTGGGGGCCCTCGACAACACCGCCACCTCCCGGAAGCCCAAGGTCCCCAAGCGCACCCGGGAGGCCCCCGCCCGGAAGCCGCGAGCCACCGAGGAGCCCCCCGCCACGGCGACCCCCCAGGCAGGCTCGGAAGCTGGCTCGGAGACCGCCCCGGCGGGCGAGCCCGGCTTCCTCACCCTGGTCACCGAGCCCTACGCCAAGGTCTTCCTCGGCAGCCGCGAGCTGGGGGACACGCCCCTCTTCAAGGTGAAGCTGCCGTCCGGCAAGCACACCCTCAAGCTGGTGGATGGCAATGGCAAGGCGCTCCGGCTCCCGGTGGACATCAAGGCCGGGGAGACCACCGCCGTCCGCATCCCCCTGGAGATGCTGTCCCGCCAGTAG
- a CDS encoding PQQ-dependent sugar dehydrogenase — MRSHLSLLPLACVLCLAGCAEPLPSTELEPTAPELGQHRAAALPPLFTDTEVADDLSSPTAMVLAPDGRIFVCEQDGALRVIQNGALLTEPFVTVNTDDSGERGLLGVTLDPGFPQQPYVYVYYTSPSPVLRNRVSRFTASGNRAVAGSEVILLEIDPLTSANTHNGGALHFGGDGKLYVAVGDNARSANARELTTLKGKLLRINRDGSIPADNPFVASTTGVYRAIWAMGLRNPFSFAVQPGTGRMLINDVGQSRWEEINVGVAGANYGWPDTEGPTTDSRFRAPLHAYGHGDSSSLGCAITGGTLYNPPVPQFPSTYVGRYFFADYCSGWIRVLDPATGATTLFANGLGAPVDLDVGLDGSLYYLDRNGDSVRRIRYTATGGAPVVLQQPTSQSVLNGGAVTFTVVASGAAPLGYQWQRNGVDLPGQTGSSLALAAVALSDSGSRYRVRVSNASGAVLSGEAQLTVLTGTAPVATLLTPLTGTRYRATDVIAFSASATDAEDGVLPASAFTWRVDFHHAEHLHPFMPPTSGMRSGSFTVPNTGETASDVWYRIHLTVKDSSGATHAVFRDVSPRKVALTLDTQPPGLKVTLDGQPVPTPGTVLSVVGVLRSLGVVSPQVKDGVTYGFSSWAHGAPAQHDVATPAVDTRYTAVFTPTTTTPGLRAEYFDGPDFTGTKLERVDPTVDFRWSSGAPAASMGVDTFSVRWTGSLVPQYSETYTLYTQSNDGVRLWVDGRLLIDNWTHHDTTENSATVVLQAGRAHALRMEFYEHTGVANARLFWSSAHQAKQVIPTERLRAALPATSP, encoded by the coding sequence ATGCGCAGCCACTTGTCCCTCCTGCCCCTTGCCTGCGTGCTGTGCCTCGCGGGCTGCGCGGAGCCCCTGCCATCCACGGAGCTGGAGCCCACCGCGCCCGAGCTCGGCCAGCACCGCGCCGCCGCCCTGCCGCCCCTCTTCACCGATACCGAAGTGGCCGACGACCTCTCCAGCCCCACCGCCATGGTGCTCGCACCCGACGGCCGCATCTTCGTCTGCGAGCAGGACGGCGCCCTGCGCGTCATCCAGAACGGCGCCCTCCTGACCGAGCCCTTCGTCACGGTGAACACCGATGACAGCGGTGAGCGCGGCCTGCTCGGCGTGACGCTCGACCCGGGCTTCCCCCAGCAGCCGTACGTGTATGTCTATTACACCTCTCCCTCGCCCGTGCTCCGCAACCGCGTCAGCCGCTTCACCGCCAGCGGCAACCGCGCCGTCGCCGGCAGCGAGGTCATCCTCCTGGAGATTGACCCGCTCACCAGCGCCAACACCCACAATGGCGGCGCCCTCCACTTTGGCGGGGACGGGAAGCTCTACGTGGCCGTGGGCGACAACGCGCGCTCCGCCAACGCGCGCGAGCTCACCACGCTCAAGGGGAAGCTGCTGCGCATCAACCGCGACGGCTCCATCCCCGCCGACAACCCCTTCGTCGCCAGCACCACCGGCGTCTACCGCGCCATCTGGGCCATGGGCCTGCGCAACCCCTTCAGCTTCGCCGTGCAGCCGGGCACCGGCCGAATGCTCATCAACGACGTGGGCCAGTCCCGGTGGGAGGAAATCAACGTGGGCGTCGCCGGCGCCAACTACGGCTGGCCCGACACCGAGGGCCCCACCACCGACTCGCGCTTCCGCGCCCCGCTGCATGCCTATGGCCACGGAGACAGCAGCTCGCTCGGCTGCGCCATTACCGGGGGCACGCTCTACAACCCGCCCGTCCCGCAGTTCCCCTCCACCTACGTGGGGCGCTACTTCTTCGCCGACTACTGCAGCGGGTGGATTCGCGTCCTCGACCCGGCCACCGGCGCCACCACGCTGTTCGCCAACGGCCTGGGCGCCCCCGTGGACCTCGACGTGGGCCTGGACGGAAGCCTCTACTACCTGGACCGCAACGGGGACTCCGTGCGCCGCATCCGCTACACGGCCACCGGCGGCGCTCCCGTGGTGCTGCAGCAGCCCACCAGCCAGAGCGTCCTCAACGGCGGCGCCGTCACCTTCACCGTCGTCGCGAGCGGCGCCGCGCCCCTGGGCTACCAGTGGCAACGCAACGGCGTGGACCTGCCGGGCCAGACGGGCTCGAGCCTCGCGCTGGCCGCCGTGGCCCTGTCCGACTCGGGCTCTCGCTACCGCGTGCGCGTGTCCAATGCCTCCGGCGCCGTGCTCAGCGGCGAGGCCCAGCTCACCGTGCTCACCGGCACCGCGCCGGTGGCCACGCTGCTCACGCCCCTGACGGGCACGCGGTACCGCGCCACGGACGTCATCGCCTTCTCGGCCTCGGCCACGGACGCGGAGGACGGCGTGCTCCCCGCGAGCGCCTTCACCTGGCGCGTGGACTTCCACCACGCCGAGCACCTGCACCCCTTCATGCCACCCACCTCCGGAATGAGGAGCGGCAGCTTCACCGTGCCGAACACGGGCGAGACGGCCTCCGACGTGTGGTACCGCATCCACCTCACGGTGAAGGACTCCAGCGGCGCCACGCACGCGGTGTTCCGCGACGTGTCCCCGCGCAAGGTGGCGCTCACCCTGGACACGCAGCCGCCCGGCCTCAAGGTGACACTCGACGGGCAGCCCGTCCCGACTCCCGGAACGGTGTTGAGCGTGGTGGGCGTGCTCCGCTCGCTGGGCGTCGTGTCGCCGCAGGTGAAGGACGGGGTGACGTATGGCTTCTCCAGCTGGGCCCACGGCGCCCCCGCGCAACACGACGTGGCCACTCCGGCCGTGGACACGCGGTACACCGCCGTCTTCACCCCGACCACCACCACGCCGGGCCTGCGCGCCGAGTACTTCGACGGGCCGGACTTCACCGGCACGAAGCTGGAGCGCGTGGACCCCACGGTGGACTTCCGGTGGAGCTCCGGCGCGCCGGCCGCCTCCATGGGGGTGGACACCTTCTCCGTCCGGTGGACGGGCAGCCTGGTGCCCCAGTACTCGGAGACCTACACCCTCTATACCCAGAGCAATGACGGCGTCCGCCTCTGGGTGGACGGGCGACTCCTCATCGACAACTGGACCCACCACGACACGACCGAGAACAGCGCGACGGTGGTGCTCCAGGCCGGCCGGGCCCACGCCCTCCGGATGGAGTTCTACGAGCACACCGGCGTCGCCAACGCCCGCCTCTTCTGGTCCAGCGCCCACCAGGCCAAGCAGGTCATCCCCACCGAGCGACTGAGGGCCGCCCTCCCCGCCACCTCTCCCTGA
- a CDS encoding ribonuclease R family protein: MDISASPRTVTGRIDVHPRGFGFLTVQSPGSHEVLSAFIPPPDLNPYFAGDIVTATVTAAADGRWTASGLSLVERPRTQVYGEVVLRKGTPFLRVDREVANSDWALDTRGAQLAFGDAVVARIAEGKLVLAYRVEPGEDRSLERVIARHDLRKIFPVEALDEARRARTVPHALGARRDLRSIPTVTVDAPSTRDIDDAISVLPAGPDGALRLLVSIADVSEYVTEGSPLDLEARERATSVYLAGRVLPMLPEQLSSHWLSLVPGEERLCLTVELRIDPQGRVTAADVYESIIRSWARLNYDETAAFLDRGEVSAPMEPVKDVMPWFRLAAARLAVARAARGGVEFAREESRFTFDETTGELSGLVSERLTSAHGMIERFMVAANEAIALWLQARGAPGVFRVHEQPDPLRVADLNAFAEHSGFAAGFGRELTPLALAAFDRQIAGAAAEAALRSVLHRSLGPSRYTVKPLPHFGLAAPLYLHFTSPIRRYADLAVHRTLKAYLRGRRDFIDEDPAVETLAVHINAKARASARAETDRHRELEARWMAARVGQQFSARVTRVKPFGLVAQLDGMLVEGVVPSEGLPGGPFRPDARELSLVGKERTFTIGMPVTVKVASTDEQLGRVELALVQ; this comes from the coding sequence ATGGACATCTCCGCTTCCCCTCGCACCGTCACCGGTCGTATCGACGTTCACCCTCGCGGCTTCGGCTTCCTCACCGTGCAGTCACCCGGCTCGCACGAGGTGCTGTCCGCGTTCATCCCTCCCCCGGACCTCAACCCCTACTTCGCCGGGGACATCGTCACCGCCACGGTGACGGCGGCGGCGGACGGACGCTGGACGGCGAGCGGCCTGTCGCTCGTGGAGCGCCCGCGCACCCAGGTCTACGGCGAGGTGGTGCTGCGCAAGGGCACCCCCTTCCTGCGCGTGGACCGCGAGGTGGCCAACTCGGACTGGGCGCTCGACACCCGTGGCGCGCAGTTGGCGTTCGGCGACGCCGTGGTGGCCCGCATCGCCGAGGGCAAGCTGGTGCTGGCCTACCGCGTGGAGCCCGGTGAGGACCGCTCGCTGGAGCGCGTCATCGCCCGCCACGACCTGCGCAAAATCTTCCCCGTCGAGGCGCTGGACGAGGCCCGCCGCGCCCGCACGGTGCCGCATGCGCTCGGCGCGCGGCGTGACTTGCGCTCCATCCCCACGGTGACGGTGGACGCGCCATCGACGCGGGACATCGATGACGCCATCTCCGTGCTGCCGGCCGGGCCGGACGGCGCGCTGCGGCTGCTGGTGTCCATCGCCGACGTGAGCGAGTACGTGACGGAAGGCTCGCCGTTGGACTTGGAGGCGCGCGAGCGGGCCACCAGCGTGTACCTCGCCGGGCGCGTGCTGCCGATGCTGCCGGAGCAGCTGTCCTCGCACTGGCTCAGCCTGGTTCCGGGCGAGGAGCGGCTGTGCCTCACGGTGGAGCTGCGCATCGACCCGCAGGGGCGGGTGACGGCGGCGGACGTGTACGAGAGCATCATCCGCTCGTGGGCGCGGCTGAACTACGACGAGACGGCCGCCTTCCTCGACAGGGGCGAGGTGTCCGCGCCCATGGAGCCGGTGAAGGACGTGATGCCGTGGTTCCGGCTCGCGGCGGCACGGCTGGCGGTGGCGCGGGCCGCGCGCGGCGGCGTGGAGTTCGCGCGGGAGGAATCGCGCTTCACCTTCGACGAGACGACAGGTGAGCTGTCCGGCCTGGTGAGTGAGCGGCTCACGTCGGCGCACGGGATGATTGAGCGCTTCATGGTGGCGGCGAACGAGGCCATCGCCCTGTGGCTGCAGGCGCGCGGCGCGCCGGGCGTGTTCCGCGTGCACGAGCAGCCGGACCCGCTGCGGGTGGCGGACCTGAACGCCTTCGCCGAGCACTCGGGCTTCGCGGCGGGCTTCGGTCGCGAGCTGACGCCCCTGGCGCTGGCCGCGTTCGACCGGCAGATTGCCGGCGCCGCGGCGGAGGCGGCGTTGCGCTCGGTGCTGCACCGCTCGCTGGGCCCGTCGCGCTACACGGTGAAGCCGCTGCCGCACTTCGGGCTGGCCGCGCCGCTGTACCTGCACTTCACGTCACCGATTCGCCGATACGCGGACCTCGCGGTGCACCGGACGCTGAAGGCGTACCTGCGGGGCCGGCGGGACTTCATCGACGAGGACCCCGCGGTGGAGACGCTCGCGGTGCACATCAACGCGAAGGCCCGCGCGTCGGCCCGGGCGGAGACGGACCGGCACCGCGAGCTGGAGGCCCGGTGGATGGCGGCGCGCGTGGGGCAGCAGTTCTCCGCGCGCGTGACGCGGGTGAAGCCCTTCGGCCTGGTGGCGCAGCTGGATGGGATGCTGGTGGAGGGCGTGGTGCCCTCGGAAGGACTGCCCGGTGGCCCCTTCCGTCCCGACGCCCGCGAGCTGTCCCTGGTGGGCAAGGAGCGGACCTTCACCATCGGCATGCCGGTGACGGTGAAGGTGGCGTCCACGGACGAGCAGCTCGGACGCGTCGAGCTGGCGCTGGTGCAGTAG